In Dryobates pubescens isolate bDryPub1 chromosome 31, bDryPub1.pri, whole genome shotgun sequence, one DNA window encodes the following:
- the NKX2-6 gene encoding homeobox protein Nkx-2.6, with translation MLPTPFSVKDILKLERLGAAGGPDAADGTSCSSGGEIEAAASRKRFLGHPLEAEEKPAEPCHHHPRQRQRRKPRVLFSQAQVLELERRFKQQRYLSAPEREHLASLLQLTSTQVKIWFQNRRYKCKRQRQDKSLELAAHPPPLRRVAVPVLVRDGKPCLGGSQPYPAPYSITASPYPYSSYYSAYSSSPYGAGYGGSYAGVPPGATPGSPAVNVSLGTAGGAQHQPTCLQTTLQTGIRAWLEEDNEVALLKLMKFSRQTV, from the exons ATGCTGCCCACCCCCTTCTCGGTGAAGGACATCCTCAAGCTGGAGCGACTGGGAGCAGCCGGGGGTCCCGACGCCGCTGACGGCACCTCCTGTAGCTCAGGTGGGGAGATCGAAGCGGCTGCGTCCC GAAAACGTTTTCTCGGCCACCCCttggaggcagaggagaagccAGCCGAGccctgccaccaccacccccgGCAGCGGCAGCGGAGGAAGCCTCGGGTTTTGTTCTCCCAGGctcaggtgctggagctggagcgcCGCTTCAAGCAGCAGCGCTACCTCTCAGCTCCGGAGCGGGAgcacctggccagcctgctccagctcactTCCACCCAGGTGAAGATCTGGTTCCAGAACCGCAGGTACAAGTGCAAGAGGCAACGGCAGGACAAAtcgctggagctggctgcccacccGCCGCCCCTGCGCAGGGTGGCGGTGCCCGTGCTGGTCAGGGACGGCAAACCCTGCCTGGGGGGCTCCCAGCCTTACCCAGCCCCGTACAGCATCACGGCCAGCCCTTACCCCTACAGCTCCTACTACAGTGcctacagcagcagcccctATGGCGCTGGCTATGGGGGGAGCTACGCTGGGGTGCCCCCCGGCGCCACCCccggcagccctgctgtgaacGTGAGCTTGGGCACGGCCGGtggtgcccagcaccagcccacCTGCTTGCAAACCACCCTGCAAACAGGCATCAGGGCTTG GCTAGAGGAGGACAATGAGGTGGCATTACTGAAGCTGATGAAGTTTTCCAGGCAGACAGTGTGA